A single window of Oerskovia paurometabola DNA harbors:
- a CDS encoding vitamin K epoxide reductase family protein — translation MSESPTRPSRTGRTPGTTGDSADLAADEGGGPRVPDVDAKNLTPRAFGWILLVAGAVGLVGAAWLAIERYLKLIDPNHVAACSLNPFLDCGPAMASWQGALLGFPNPFLGVAAFPVVMTIGVVVLTGARLPRWFWLTLLAVTTLAMGLVVFLVWTSLYVLVVLCPFCMVVWAAMLPIFWFQVVHAVQEGYLKVSEGVRRVIVDNKGTLLAVLYVLLVAWVFLEMGPTIVEYLQTV, via the coding sequence GTGAGCGAGAGCCCCACCCGTCCTTCCCGCACCGGGCGCACCCCGGGCACCACCGGCGACTCCGCCGACCTCGCCGCGGACGAGGGGGGCGGCCCCCGGGTCCCCGACGTCGACGCGAAGAACCTCACCCCCCGCGCCTTCGGCTGGATCCTCCTGGTCGCGGGCGCCGTCGGGCTGGTCGGCGCCGCCTGGCTCGCGATCGAGCGCTACCTCAAGCTCATCGACCCGAACCACGTCGCGGCCTGCTCGCTCAACCCGTTCCTCGACTGCGGCCCCGCGATGGCGTCCTGGCAGGGGGCGCTCCTCGGGTTCCCCAACCCGTTCCTCGGCGTCGCGGCCTTCCCCGTGGTCATGACGATCGGCGTCGTCGTCCTCACCGGCGCGCGGCTGCCCCGCTGGTTCTGGCTCACCCTGCTCGCCGTCACGACTCTCGCCATGGGCCTCGTCGTCTTCCTGGTGTGGACCAGCCTCTACGTGCTCGTCGTGCTCTGCCCGTTCTGCATGGTCGTGTGGGCCGCGATGCTGCCCATCTTCTGGTTCCAGGTAGTGCACGCCGTCCAGGAGGGGTACCTCAAGGTCTCCGAGGGGGTCCGCCGCGTGATCGTCGACAACAAGGGCACGCTCCTCGCGGTGCTGTACGTCCTCCTCGTGGCCTGGGTCTTCCTCGAGATGGGCCCCACGATCGTCGAGTACCTCCAGACGGTCTGA
- a CDS encoding MFS transporter, with amino-acid sequence MRRRRAGGARRGPRTTGLALLALAAGGFTIGTTEFATMGLLPDIAADLGATIPVTGHAITAYAVGVVVGAPLLTVLAARVSRKKLLIALMLAYTLGNVLSAAAPTIEWLIAGRFLAGLPHGAFFGVGAAVGAAVVGPGRRGHAVAMMMTGLTIANVVGVPLSTFAGQQLGWRAAFVLIGVLGGVTLAALWRWVPAGAGDTGSSVSQEVAALKNGPLWISFVGGAIGFGGMFAVYSYVAPTMTEVTGLSLGVVPVVLAIFGLGMTLGTIVGGRLADKDVLRTVWIGFGSTAAALVAFALTGQSPVPAVASLFLLGVTSQILGLALQTRLMDLSPGAPSLGAALCHSALNVGNANGAFLGGLVIAAGWSYRDLAWTGLALTLAGLAIIALFGRQRVVHVREDEQAEPSPVGTA; translated from the coding sequence GTGCGACGTCGTCGGGCGGGCGGCGCACGCCGTGGTCCACGGACGACCGGGCTCGCGCTGCTCGCGCTCGCCGCGGGCGGCTTCACGATCGGCACGACCGAGTTCGCGACCATGGGCCTCCTGCCCGACATCGCCGCAGACCTCGGTGCGACCATCCCGGTCACCGGGCACGCCATCACGGCCTACGCCGTGGGCGTCGTGGTCGGCGCGCCCCTGCTCACCGTGCTCGCCGCGCGCGTCTCGCGCAAGAAGCTGCTGATCGCGCTCATGCTCGCCTACACCCTCGGCAACGTGCTCTCGGCCGCCGCCCCGACCATCGAGTGGCTCATCGCGGGACGCTTCCTCGCAGGGTTGCCGCACGGCGCGTTCTTCGGGGTGGGGGCCGCGGTCGGCGCCGCCGTCGTCGGTCCCGGGCGGCGCGGCCACGCCGTGGCCATGATGATGACCGGGCTGACGATCGCGAACGTCGTGGGCGTGCCCCTGTCGACGTTCGCGGGCCAGCAGCTCGGCTGGCGCGCGGCCTTCGTGCTCATCGGCGTCCTGGGCGGCGTCACCCTCGCGGCCCTGTGGCGCTGGGTCCCCGCGGGCGCGGGCGACACCGGGTCGAGCGTGAGCCAGGAGGTCGCCGCGCTGAAGAACGGCCCGCTGTGGATCAGCTTCGTGGGCGGGGCGATCGGCTTCGGCGGCATGTTCGCCGTCTACTCGTACGTCGCGCCCACCATGACCGAGGTCACGGGCCTCTCGCTCGGGGTCGTGCCCGTGGTCCTCGCGATCTTCGGCCTCGGCATGACGCTCGGGACGATCGTCGGCGGACGGCTCGCCGACAAGGACGTCCTGCGGACCGTGTGGATCGGCTTCGGCTCGACGGCCGCAGCCCTCGTCGCCTTCGCGCTCACGGGCCAGAGCCCGGTCCCGGCCGTCGCGTCCCTGTTCCTGCTGGGCGTGACGTCGCAGATCCTCGGCCTCGCGCTCCAGACCCGGCTCATGGACCTCTCGCCCGGCGCCCCGTCGCTCGGGGCAGCTCTGTGCCACTCGGCGCTCAACGTGGGCAACGCCAACGGGGCGTTCCTCGGCGGCCTCGTCATCGCGGCGGGCTGGAGCTACCGCGACCTCGCGTGGACAGGCCTCGCGCTCACGCTCGCCGGGCTAGCGATCATCGCCCTGTTCGGGCGCCAGCGCGTCGTGCACGTCCGGGAGGACGAGCAGGCGGAGCCGTCTCCGGTCGGCACGGCGTGA
- a CDS encoding PLDc N-terminal domain-containing protein, whose translation MAHKKAHKKSWSEFSGGKKVVMVVLSLVQITLTVAGYRDLARRPADEVEGPKIAWGVAMLANWVGPIAYFAKGRKGLGLNA comes from the coding sequence ATGGCGCACAAGAAGGCGCACAAGAAGTCGTGGAGCGAGTTCAGCGGCGGCAAGAAGGTCGTGATGGTGGTGCTCTCGCTCGTGCAGATCACGCTCACCGTCGCCGGTTACCGCGACCTGGCCCGGCGGCCCGCCGACGAGGTCGAGGGCCCGAAGATCGCGTGGGGTGTGGCGATGCTGGCGAACTGGGTGGGTCCGATCGCCTACTTCGCGAAGGGGCGCAAGGGGCTGGGCCTCAACGCCTGA
- a CDS encoding metal-dependent transcriptional regulator, which translates to MNHPLDLTSVAQDYLKVVWSAQEWSDEPVTTKLLADRLGVGASTVSETVRRLSSQGLLVHARYGAIELTDLGRSHAVAMVRRHRILETYLVSELGYSWDEVHDEAEVLEHAVSDLMLDRIDALLGHPTRDPHGDPIPTAAGHVPRPAAVRLSELDPGACAVVARISDSDPDVLRYLAELGLGLDAEVCVQERREYAGTMSITWGSEASPVHLGLPAASRVWVVPQALAAGHAPV; encoded by the coding sequence GTGAACCATCCCCTCGACCTGACCTCCGTCGCCCAGGACTACCTCAAGGTGGTGTGGTCGGCGCAGGAGTGGTCCGACGAGCCCGTGACCACGAAGCTGCTCGCGGACCGCCTGGGCGTAGGAGCCTCGACCGTCTCGGAGACCGTGCGCCGGCTGTCCTCGCAGGGACTGCTCGTGCACGCCCGCTACGGCGCGATCGAGCTCACGGACCTGGGTCGTTCGCACGCGGTCGCGATGGTGCGCCGGCACCGCATCCTCGAGACGTACCTGGTCTCCGAGCTGGGGTACTCGTGGGACGAGGTGCACGACGAGGCCGAGGTCCTGGAGCACGCGGTGTCGGACCTGATGCTCGACCGGATCGACGCCCTGCTCGGCCATCCGACGCGTGACCCGCACGGCGACCCGATCCCGACCGCCGCGGGACACGTCCCGCGCCCGGCGGCGGTCCGGCTCTCGGAGCTCGACCCGGGGGCTTGCGCCGTCGTCGCGCGCATCTCGGACTCGGACCCGGACGTGCTGCGCTACCTCGCGGAGCTGGGCCTGGGGCTCGATGCCGAGGTCTGCGTGCAGGAGCGGCGCGAGTACGCGGGCACCATGTCCATCACGTGGGGGAGCGAGGCGAGCCCCGTGCACCTGGGGCTCCCGGCGGCGTCCCGCGTGTGGGTCGTGCCGCAGGCCCTCGCGGCGGGCCACGCCCCCGTCTAG
- a CDS encoding metal ABC transporter permease: MNPLDLLAAAGTWLAAPLEYEFVQRALLVAVVASIVCALLSCWLIMIGWSLLGDAVSHAVLPGVVLSYIVGVPFAVGALVFGIGAVALIGTVRDTSRLKEDAAIGVVFTTLFAIGIVLVSVTPSQIDLGHILFGNMLGITDTDLWQVVVLGALTTVVLVLKRRDLTLFAFDPVHAHAVGISPRRLSALLLGSLALTVVVALQAVGVVLVVALVITPGATAYLLVDRMSRMLVVAPLVAVGCAVVGIYASYYLDTASAATIVVAQGVVFAVAYVVHLARRPRVVQTVGPTAERETAELVTG, encoded by the coding sequence ATGAACCCGCTCGACCTGCTCGCCGCCGCGGGGACGTGGCTCGCCGCGCCCCTCGAGTACGAGTTCGTGCAGCGCGCGCTGCTCGTCGCGGTGGTCGCGAGCATCGTGTGCGCCCTGCTGAGCTGCTGGCTCATCATGATCGGCTGGTCGCTGCTCGGGGACGCGGTCTCGCACGCGGTGCTGCCGGGCGTCGTGCTGTCCTACATCGTCGGGGTGCCGTTCGCGGTGGGTGCGCTCGTGTTCGGGATCGGGGCGGTCGCGCTCATCGGCACGGTCCGGGACACGAGCCGGCTCAAGGAGGACGCGGCGATCGGCGTGGTCTTCACGACGCTGTTCGCGATCGGGATCGTGCTCGTCTCGGTCACGCCGAGCCAGATCGACCTGGGCCACATCCTGTTCGGCAACATGCTGGGCATCACGGACACGGACCTGTGGCAGGTCGTGGTCCTGGGGGCGCTGACGACCGTGGTGCTCGTGCTCAAGCGGCGGGACCTGACGCTGTTCGCGTTCGACCCCGTGCACGCGCACGCGGTCGGCATCTCCCCGAGGCGCCTGTCCGCGCTGCTGCTGGGCTCGCTCGCGCTGACCGTGGTGGTCGCGCTCCAGGCGGTCGGGGTCGTGCTCGTCGTGGCCCTGGTCATCACGCCGGGCGCCACGGCCTACCTCCTGGTCGACCGGATGTCCCGCATGCTCGTGGTGGCGCCGCTCGTCGCGGTGGGCTGCGCGGTCGTCGGGATCTACGCGAGCTACTACCTCGACACCGCGAGCGCCGCGACGATCGTGGTCGCGCAGGGGGTCGTGTTCGCCGTCGCGTACGTGGTGCACCTGGCGCGCCGCCCGCGCGTGGTGCAGACCGTGGGCCCGACGGCGGAGCGTGAGACCGCGGAGCTGGTCACCGGGTGA
- a CDS encoding metal ABC transporter ATP-binding protein — translation MDPTPALDVRGLTVRYREVLALEDVGLSLAPGTVTGLIGANGSGKSTLFRSVMGMTRGNGVTQAGDVRIYGRDADAARKDGLVGYVPQSEDVDWAFPVDVRDVVTMGRYGGLGPTRRARGEDRRAVVDALERVGLADLAHRQIGRLSGGQRKRVFVARAIAQGARLLLLDEPFAGVDKVSEAQITAVLRSLAAAGCAVLVSTHDLSSLPDLVDDAILLQRRVIMTGPPDVVLRPENLARTFGIDPLAATRGESGTADDGAVGAVGTPPHLAAPHGSATTEGAAR, via the coding sequence ATGGACCCCACGCCAGCCCTCGACGTCCGCGGGCTCACCGTCCGCTACCGCGAGGTCCTCGCGCTCGAGGACGTGGGGCTCTCGCTCGCGCCCGGCACCGTGACCGGGCTGATCGGGGCGAACGGCTCGGGCAAGTCGACGCTGTTCCGGTCCGTCATGGGCATGACGCGCGGGAACGGCGTGACCCAGGCCGGGGACGTGCGGATCTACGGCCGGGACGCGGACGCGGCGCGCAAGGACGGCCTCGTCGGCTACGTGCCGCAGTCCGAGGACGTCGACTGGGCGTTCCCGGTCGACGTGCGCGACGTCGTGACCATGGGCCGCTACGGAGGGCTCGGGCCGACGCGCCGCGCACGGGGCGAGGACCGTCGGGCCGTGGTCGACGCGCTGGAGCGCGTGGGGCTCGCGGACCTCGCGCACCGCCAGATCGGCCGGCTGTCCGGGGGGCAGCGCAAGCGGGTCTTCGTCGCCCGGGCGATCGCCCAGGGCGCGCGGCTGCTGCTCCTCGACGAGCCGTTCGCGGGCGTCGACAAGGTCTCGGAGGCGCAGATCACGGCGGTGCTGCGGAGCCTGGCGGCGGCCGGCTGCGCCGTCCTGGTCTCGACGCACGACCTGTCCTCGCTGCCGGACCTGGTCGACGACGCGATCCTGCTCCAGCGGCGCGTCATCATGACCGGGCCGCCCGACGTGGTGCTGCGCCCTGAGAACCTTGCCCGCACGTTCGGGATCGACCCGCTCGCCGCGACCCGGGGCGAGTCCGGCACGGCCGACGACGGCGCCGTCGGTGCCGTCGGCACCCCGCCCCACCTGGCGGCGCCGCACGGCTCCGCGACGACCGAAGGAGCCGCCCGATGA